Proteins encoded by one window of Candidatus Paceibacterota bacterium:
- a CDS encoding TM0106 family RecB-like putative nuclease, with amino-acid sequence MYITASKLYDYIQCPHRIWRDEYGPQDEKIKETNPFVELLWSKGIAYEKKRVSLLEEYLDLTEGSLDERFQKTIKALSDKIPLIYQGVLCYDNLLGIPDLLRLEPDGSYVPIDIKSGLAFEGANSDEDEEGKPKKHYAVQLALYVDVLKKNGFKNNDCAVVLDIEGKEVTYNLNDAMGQRDKRTWWEFYESIKNNVGILMENKATNKPAMSGICKLCPWYLSCSKWAKDNDDPTNIFYVGRSVRDVLAEDAGVNTIDSLLKIDTDGLLEQKEKDKTFLKGVGKSTLEKAVRRAQILKVSKKPLIYGELDFPEVSHELFFDIEDDPTQEFVYMHGVYERTKERERYLHFTAHEITADAEKKAWGDFWTYVKSLPKGDFSVYYYSHHEKTTYSKMQKKYPEVISAKEVEEFFDNPNVIDLYQVVLKMTDWPVGSYSLKALATYLGFHWRDETPSGALSIQWFNDYINTKDEKVINRILEYNEDDCKATMVLKDGLVALG; translated from the coding sequence ATGTATATAACCGCATCCAAACTTTACGACTATATTCAATGTCCGCATCGTATTTGGCGAGATGAATACGGCCCACAAGATGAGAAAATAAAGGAAACTAACCCTTTCGTAGAACTTCTTTGGTCTAAAGGAATTGCTTATGAAAAAAAGCGAGTTAGTTTGCTTGAGGAATACCTTGACTTAACAGAAGGCTCTCTTGATGAACGATTTCAAAAAACCATTAAAGCCCTTTCCGACAAAATCCCTCTTATTTATCAGGGGGTGTTGTGCTATGACAACCTTTTGGGTATTCCAGACCTACTTCGTTTAGAACCTGATGGTTCTTATGTTCCTATAGACATTAAGTCCGGACTTGCTTTTGAGGGGGCTAATAGTGACGAGGACGAGGAAGGAAAACCTAAAAAACATTATGCAGTACAGCTAGCTTTATATGTTGATGTATTAAAAAAGAATGGTTTTAAAAACAATGATTGTGCTGTGGTTCTTGATATTGAGGGAAAGGAAGTCACCTACAATCTCAATGACGCTATGGGGCAAAGAGATAAGCGTACATGGTGGGAATTTTATGAATCAATAAAAAACAATGTTGGTATTTTGATGGAAAATAAAGCAACGAATAAGCCAGCAATGTCTGGAATTTGTAAGTTGTGCCCATGGTATCTAAGTTGTAGTAAGTGGGCAAAAGATAATGATGACCCAACTAACATCTTTTATGTCGGTCGTTCAGTAAGAGATGTTCTTGCCGAGGATGCAGGTGTAAATACTATTGATAGTCTTTTAAAAATTGATACTGACGGACTTCTGGAACAGAAAGAGAAAGACAAAACCTTTCTTAAAGGGGTAGGTAAATCCACTCTTGAGAAAGCTGTTAGGAGGGCACAAATTCTTAAGGTATCTAAAAAACCTCTTATTTATGGGGAATTAGATTTCCCTGAAGTATCTCATGAGTTATTTTTTGATATTGAAGATGACCCCACTCAAGAGTTTGTTTATATGCACGGAGTTTACGAGAGAACAAAGGAAAGAGAACGCTATTTGCATTTTACTGCACACGAAATAACAGCGGACGCGGAGAAAAAAGCGTGGGGAGATTTTTGGACTTATGTAAAATCATTACCTAAAGGAGATTTTTCCGTGTATTACTATTCTCATCATGAAAAAACTACATATAGCAAGATGCAGAAAAAATATCCTGAGGTAATTTCAGCGAAAGAGGTTGAAGAATTTTTTGATAATCCAAATGTTATTGATTTATACCAAGTTGTACTTAAGATGACAGACTGGCCGGTAGGTAGCTATTCTCTCAAAGCGCTCGCTACATATCTAGGATTTCATTGGCGCGACGAAACACCATCCGGGGCACTGTCTATTCAGTGGTTTAATGATTATATCAATACAAAAGACGAAAAAGTTATAAATAGGATACTTGAATATAACGAAGATGACTGTAAAGCCACGATGGTACTAAAGGATGGACTGGTTGCTTTAGGATAG